A single region of the Paraburkholderia megapolitana genome encodes:
- a CDS encoding beta strand repeat-containing protein, whose protein sequence is MADSTIVVPVAGLGGGINIDRLSTGDLLATASSSASLPQANIGAGISATGTAGPSGAALGVGASGNVAGVSAGLSGNGSVGPTGVVVGLGGSGSAGGATLGANAGASVTPGGIAISGGITGAGGNGAVTIGLGGNGGINLGLGNIGDPVGVVTGVVNGVTGALSGLGGSGGAGGVLAPVTGVVSTVTGALAGLGGSGGAGGVLAPVTGVVNTVTGTLAGLGGTGGAGGVLAPVTGVVNTVTGTLAGLGGSGGAGGVLAPVTGVVNTVTGTLAGLGGTGGAGGVLAPVTGVVNTVTGTLAGLGGSGGAGGVLAPVTGVVNTVTGTLAGLGGSGGAGGVLAPVTGVVNTVAGTLAGLGGTGGAGGVLAPVTGVVNTVTGTLAGLGGSGGAGGVLAPVTGVVNTVTGTLSGLGGSGAGGVLAPVTGVVNTVTGALSGLGGSGAGGVLAPVTGVVNTVTGALSGLGGSGAGGVLAPVTGVVNTVTGTLAGLGGSGAGGVLAPVTGVVNTVTGTLAGLGGSGAGGVLAPVTGVVNTVTGTLAGLGGSGAGGVLAPVTGVVNTVTGTLTGLGGSGTGGVLAPVTGAINTVTGTLSGLGGSGAGGVLAPVTGVVNTVTGTLTSLGGSGAGGVLAPVTGVVNTVTGTLAGLGGSVGGGSPLAPITGALNTVTGAVNGVIGGGAGGVLAPVTGAVNTVTGTLAGLGGAAGGSNPLAPVTGALNAVTGVVSGVTGGASSPIAPITSLVSSLTGSLSGSGGAGGVLAPVTGALGSVTGTLKTVSGALGGTNLGGSVLAPVTTALNSVVGSTAGAAVSVAGALGGGVSAGGAALGSTLAAAGAATSSSTAAIGGALSAGANAVGSAAAPTTAGLLAPVTSLVASLTSGLAGGVTIGGGGTSYPLGGSLSAANVAAKK, encoded by the coding sequence ATGGCAGATTCGACAATCGTGGTGCCTGTCGCAGGACTAGGCGGCGGGATCAACATCGACAGACTCTCAACCGGCGATCTCCTGGCGACAGCCAGTTCAAGCGCCTCGCTACCCCAGGCGAATATCGGCGCGGGCATCAGCGCCACGGGGACTGCCGGCCCGAGCGGTGCGGCGCTGGGCGTGGGTGCGTCGGGTAACGTCGCAGGGGTGTCGGCCGGCTTGAGCGGTAACGGGTCGGTTGGGCCGACGGGTGTCGTCGTTGGCCTTGGAGGTTCCGGCAGCGCCGGCGGTGCTACGTTGGGCGCCAACGCGGGCGCGTCGGTCACCCCAGGGGGGATCGCGATCAGCGGAGGGATCACCGGCGCGGGCGGTAACGGCGCGGTGACGATCGGGCTCGGCGGGAACGGCGGGATCAATCTCGGGCTGGGCAACATCGGCGATCCGGTGGGCGTGGTGACCGGGGTGGTCAATGGGGTCACGGGGGCGCTTTCAGGTTTAGGTGGCAGTGGTGGTGCGGGTGGTGTGCTCGCTCCGGTTACCGGTGTCGTTAGTACGGTCACGGGAGCGCTCGCTGGTCTAGGTGGTAGTGGTGGCGCAGGTGGTGTGCTCGCTCCGGTTACCGGTGTTGTCAACACCGTCACCGGGACGCTCGCTGGTCTCGGTGGCACCGGTGGCGCAGGTGGTGTACTCGCTCCGGTTACCGGTGTCGTGAACACTGTCACGGGGACGCTTGCGGGTCTCGGTGGTAGTGGCGGCGCAGGTGGTGTGCTCGCTCCCGTCACTGGTGTCGTGAACACTGTCACCGGCACGCTCGCTGGTCTCGGTGGCACCGGTGGCGCGGGTGGTGTGCTCGCTCCGGTCACCGGTGTTGTCAACACAGTCACTGGGACGCTCGCAGGTCTCGGCGGTAGCGGTGGCGCGGGTGGTGTGCTCGCTCCGGTCACCGGTGTCGTGAACACCGTCACTGGCACGCTCGCTGGTCTCGGCGGCAGTGGCGGTGCAGGTGGCGTGCTCGCTCCTGTCACGGGTGTCGTTAACACCGTCGCCGGGACGCTCGCGGGTCTAGGTGGCACCGGTGGCGCGGGTGGTGTGCTCGCTCCGGTTACCGGTGTGGTCAACACGGTCACGGGGACACTCGCAGGTCTAGGTGGTAGCGGTGGTGCGGGTGGTGTGCTCGCTCCGGTTACTGGTGTCGTCAATACCGTCACAGGAACACTCTCTGGTTTGGGTGGCAGCGGCGCAGGTGGTGTGCTCGCACCTGTTACCGGTGTCGTCAACACTGTCACCGGCGCACTCTCTGGTTTGGGTGGCAGCGGCGCAGGTGGTGTGCTCGCACCTGTTACCGGTGTCGTCAACACTGTCACCGGCGCACTCTCTGGTTTGGGTGGCAGCGGTGCGGGTGGTGTGCTCGCTCCGGTAACGGGTGTGGTCAACACCGTCACCGGAACACTCGCTGGTCTCGGTGGCAGCGGCGCAGGTGGTGTGCTCGCTCCGGTAACGGGTGTGGTCAACACCGTCACCGGAACACTCGCTGGTCTCGGTGGCAGCGGCGCAGGTGGTGTACTCGCACCAGTAACGGGTGTGGTCAACACCGTCACCGGCACACTCGCTGGTCTCGGTGGTAGTGGCGCAGGCGGTGTGCTCGCTCCGGTAACCGGCGTGGTCAACACAGTCACCGGCACGCTCACTGGCCTGGGTGGTAGCGGCACAGGCGGCGTACTCGCGCCTGTCACCGGCGCCATCAACACAGTCACCGGAACACTCTCCGGTCTCGGCGGCAGTGGCGCAGGCGGTGTGCTCGCTCCGGTAACCGGCGTGGTCAACACAGTCACCGGCACGCTCACTAGCCTGGGTGGCAGTGGCGCAGGTGGTGTGCTCGCTCCGGTAACTGGTGTGGTCAACACAGTCACCGGTACGCTCGCTGGTCTCGGCGGCAGCGTCGGTGGCGGTAGCCCACTGGCACCGATCACGGGTGCACTCAACACGGTAACCGGTGCAGTGAACGGCGTGATCGGCGGCGGCGCAGGCGGCGTGCTGGCTCCGGTTACAGGTGCGGTCAACACGGTCACCGGTACGCTGGCGGGTCTCGGCGGCGCCGCGGGCGGCAGCAATCCGCTCGCACCGGTCACGGGCGCACTCAACGCGGTGACAGGTGTAGTGAGCGGCGTAACCGGCGGTGCTAGCAGCCCGATTGCGCCGATCACGAGTCTTGTCTCGTCGTTGACCGGCTCCCTGTCGGGTAGTGGCGGTGCCGGCGGCGTGCTGGCACCGGTAACAGGTGCGCTCGGCAGCGTCACGGGCACACTGAAAACTGTGAGTGGAGCATTGGGCGGCACGAACCTTGGCGGCTCGGTGCTCGCGCCGGTCACGACAGCACTCAACAGCGTGGTCGGTTCGACTGCCGGTGCGGCTGTCTCGGTGGCCGGTGCGCTAGGCGGCGGCGTGAGCGCAGGCGGTGCGGCGCTCGGCTCGACCCTTGCCGCAGCAGGTGCGGCAACGTCATCGAGTACTGCGGCAATCGGCGGTGCGCTGAGCGCTGGAGCCAACGCGGTCGGATCGGC